The following coding sequences are from one Arachis hypogaea cultivar Tifrunner chromosome 7, arahy.Tifrunner.gnm2.J5K5, whole genome shotgun sequence window:
- the LOC112702961 gene encoding ALA-interacting subunit 3, whose protein sequence is MSSSGAAGAGSTDSTAARRNTKRPKYSKFTQQELPACKPILTPRAVISAFLLVSVVFVPVGVASLLASRKVVEIVYRYDSKCIPKNVTNKVAYIQSSADKACSITLNVTKHMKSPVYIYYQLDNFYQNHRRYVKSRSDEQLRKRGEENETSTCKPEDMVNGRAIVPCGLIAWSLFNDTYSFSVNKRNLTVNKKGISWKSDRNHKFGKDVFPKNFQNSSIIGGAHLNESIPLREQEDLIVWMRTAALPTFRKLYGKIEEDLKEGELVNVTLNNNYNTYSFNGKKKLVLSTTTWLGGKNDFLGIAYLTVGGLCFFLALAFTIVYFVKPRQLGDPSYLSWNRNPGGH, encoded by the exons ATGTCATCTTCTGGTGCTGCTGGTGCTGGATCAACCGATTCCACAGCTGCAAGAAGAAACACCAAGCGGCCTAAGT ATTCAAAGTTTACACAGCAAGAACTTCCAGCGTGCAAGCCAATTCTTACGCCACGAGCG GTTATTTCGGCATTCTTGCTTGTTAGTGTTGTATTCGTCCCAGTTGGTGTTGCTTCATTACTCGCTTCACGAAAG GTTGTTGAAATTGTTTATAGGTATGATTCAAAGTGCATACCAAAGAATGTTACGAACAAGGTAGCATATATTCAAAGTTCTGCTGATAAAGCATGTAGCATAACACTCAAT GTGACCAAGCATATGAAGTCACCTGTTTACATTTACTATCAGCTTGACAACTTCTACCAGAATCATCGCCG GTATGTAAAAAGCCGAAGTGATGAGCAGTTGAGGAAGCGTGGTGAAGAGAACGAAACAAGTACTTGTAAGCCTGAAGATATGGTCAATGGAAGGGCAATTGTACCTTGTGGTCTTATAGCTTGGAGTCTATTCAATGACACATACAGCTTCTCTGTCAACAAAAGGAATTTGACGGTGAACAAGAAAGGCATTTCTTGGAAGAGTGATAGGAATCACAAATTTGGAAAAGATGTTTTCCCTAAAAACTTCCAGAATAGTTCTATTATAGGTGGTGCACATCTGAATGAATCCATACCA TTGAGAGAGCAGGAGGATCTTATTGTCTGGATGCGAACTGCTGCACTACCAACTTTTAGGAAGTTGTACGGAAAAATAGAGGAGGATCTGAAAGAAGGTGAACTCGTAAATGTAACATTGAACAACAACTATAACACATACAGTTTCAATGGCAAGAAGAAGCTTGTGTTGTCGACTACTACCTGGCTTGGTGGGAAGAATGACTTCCTTGGAATCGCCTACCTTACTGTTGGAGGATTGTGCTTCTTTTTGGCTTTGGCTTTTACCATTGTATATTTTGTTAAGCCAAG GCAACTTGGAGACCCTTCATATTTGTCATGGAATAGAAACCCAGGAGGGCATTGA